A genomic window from Streptomyces sp. NBC_00234 includes:
- the secE gene encoding preprotein translocase subunit SecE codes for MTDAVGSIDMPDAEDEVPESKKKTRKGGKRGKKGPLGRLALFYRQIVAELRKVVWPTRNQLTTYTSVVIVFVVVMIGLVTVIDFGFARVIKYVFG; via the coding sequence GTGACGGACGCCGTGGGCTCCATCGACATGCCTGATGCTGAGGATGAAGTCCCCGAGTCGAAGAAGAAGACTCGGAAGGGCGGCAAGCGCGGCAAGAAGGGCCCCCTGGGCCGGCTCGCGCTGTTCTACCGCCAGATCGTCGCCGAGTTGCGCAAGGTCGTCTGGCCGACTCGCAATCAGCTGACGACGTACACATCCGTGGTGATTGTGTTCGTAGTCGTCATGATTGGTCTCGTTACCGTGATTGACTTCGGATTCGCGCGGGTCATCAAGTACGTCTTCGGCTGA
- a CDS encoding adenosine deaminase, with product MERDVRLLPKAHLHLHFTGSMRPTTLLELADKYGVRLPEALTGGEPPSLRATDERGWFRFQRLYDIARSCLRAPEDIQRLVRETAQEDVADGSGWLEIQVDPTSYAPLLGGLIPAIEIILDAVDSAARDTGLGIRVVIAANRMKHPLDARTLARLAVRYADRGVVGFGLSNDERRGMARDFDRAFAIAREGGLLAAPHGGELSGPSSVRDCLDDLDASRIGHGVRAAEDPRLLRKLAESGVTCEVCPASNVALGVYEKPMDVPIRTLFEAGVPMALGADDPLLFGSRLAAQYELVRRHHAFTDEELAELARQSVRGSAAPTDVREKLLGGIDDWLSC from the coding sequence ATGGAGCGTGATGTACGGCTGTTGCCCAAGGCCCACCTGCACCTGCATTTCACCGGGTCGATGCGACCCACGACGCTGCTCGAACTCGCCGACAAGTACGGCGTGCGCCTGCCCGAGGCGCTGACCGGTGGCGAGCCGCCGAGTCTGCGGGCGACGGACGAGCGGGGCTGGTTCCGTTTCCAGCGCCTCTACGACATCGCCCGGTCCTGTCTGCGGGCGCCGGAGGACATCCAGCGGCTCGTGCGCGAGACCGCCCAGGAGGACGTCGCGGACGGCTCTGGGTGGCTGGAGATCCAGGTCGACCCAACCTCGTACGCCCCGCTGCTGGGCGGGCTGATTCCGGCGATCGAGATCATCCTCGACGCCGTGGACTCCGCGGCCCGGGACACCGGGCTGGGTATCCGGGTCGTGATCGCCGCCAACCGCATGAAGCATCCGCTGGACGCGCGCACGCTGGCGCGGCTGGCCGTGCGGTACGCGGACCGCGGTGTCGTCGGCTTCGGGCTCTCCAACGACGAGCGCCGCGGTATGGCCCGTGACTTCGACCGGGCCTTCGCCATCGCCCGCGAGGGAGGGCTGCTCGCGGCCCCGCACGGCGGCGAGCTCTCCGGCCCGTCGAGCGTGCGGGACTGTCTGGACGACCTCGACGCCTCCCGGATCGGGCACGGCGTGCGGGCCGCCGAGGACCCGCGCCTGCTGCGCAAGCTGGCCGAGAGCGGGGTGACCTGCGAGGTCTGCCCGGCCTCCAACGTGGCGCTCGGGGTCTACGAGAAGCCGATGGACGTCCCCATCCGCACGCTGTTCGAAGCGGGCGTACCGATGGCGCTCGGCGCGGACGATCCGCTGCTCTTCGGCTCCCGGCTGGCCGCCCAGTACGAGCTCGTACGGCGCCACCACGCCTTCACCGACGAGGAACTGGCCGAGCTGGCGCGGCAGTCCGTACGGGGGTCCGCGGCGCCCACGGACGTACGCGAGAAGCTGCTCGGCGGGATCGACGACTGGCTCAGCTGCTGA
- a CDS encoding MFS transporter, with protein MDQHTASRGGAVWALVITSVAGFMAALDNLVVTTALPSIRESLGGELEELEWTVNAYTLTFAVLLMFGAALGDRFGRRRLFLAGLTVFTGASAAAALSPGINELIAFRAVQGVGAAIMMPLTLTLLTAAVPAARRGMALGIFSAVTGLAVASGPLIGGSLTEHISWQWIFWLNVPIGLALLPLARLRLRESYAPDARLDVPGTLLVSGGLFGIVYALVSATADGWTSPAVLTGLIAGTALLIVFVFHGFTAKNPMLPMRLFRDRAFFGINIASMLMFLGMFGSIFLLSQFLQNGLGYSPTEAGLRMLPWTGMPMLVAPIAGYLSDRFGGRPVVVAGLTLQAVGLGLFAMVLAPDVSYAAQLPGLIIGGIGMAMYFAPAASLVMSSVRSGEQGIASGANNALREVGGALGVAVLASVFSAQGGYESPQAFSDGTVPALWIGAAVVALAALVALLIPGRRAAGNPEPEPVRERTPVAA; from the coding sequence GTGGACCAGCACACAGCCAGTCGCGGGGGAGCCGTCTGGGCCCTCGTCATCACCAGCGTCGCCGGCTTCATGGCCGCGCTCGACAACCTCGTCGTGACCACCGCCCTGCCCTCGATCCGCGAGAGCCTCGGCGGTGAACTGGAGGAACTCGAATGGACGGTGAACGCCTACACGCTCACCTTCGCCGTCCTGCTGATGTTCGGCGCCGCACTCGGTGACCGGTTCGGCCGCCGCCGGCTCTTCCTGGCCGGCCTCACCGTCTTCACCGGCGCCTCCGCCGCAGCCGCCCTCTCGCCCGGAATCAACGAGCTCATCGCCTTCCGCGCCGTGCAGGGCGTCGGCGCGGCGATCATGATGCCGCTGACCCTCACCCTGCTCACCGCGGCAGTCCCGGCCGCCCGGCGCGGCATGGCCCTCGGCATCTTCAGCGCCGTCACCGGCCTCGCCGTGGCCAGCGGGCCGCTCATCGGCGGCAGCCTCACCGAGCACATCTCCTGGCAGTGGATCTTCTGGCTGAACGTCCCGATCGGCCTGGCCCTGCTCCCGCTGGCCCGGCTGCGCCTGCGCGAGTCGTACGCCCCGGACGCCCGGCTCGACGTCCCCGGCACCCTGCTCGTCAGCGGCGGACTCTTCGGCATCGTCTACGCGCTGGTCAGCGCCACGGCCGACGGCTGGACCAGTCCCGCCGTCCTGACCGGCCTGATCGCGGGAACGGCGCTCCTGATCGTGTTCGTGTTCCACGGCTTCACCGCCAAGAACCCGATGCTCCCCATGCGGCTGTTCCGCGACCGCGCCTTCTTCGGGATCAACATCGCCAGCATGCTGATGTTCCTGGGAATGTTCGGATCGATCTTCCTGCTCAGCCAGTTCCTCCAGAACGGGCTCGGCTACTCGCCCACCGAGGCCGGTCTCCGGATGCTTCCGTGGACCGGGATGCCGATGCTGGTGGCCCCGATAGCCGGCTATCTCTCCGACCGTTTCGGTGGCCGCCCGGTCGTCGTGGCCGGTCTCACCCTCCAGGCCGTCGGCCTCGGGCTCTTCGCGATGGTCCTCGCGCCCGATGTGAGTTACGCGGCCCAGCTGCCGGGCCTGATCATCGGCGGTATCGGCATGGCGATGTACTTCGCGCCCGCCGCCAGCCTCGTGATGTCCAGCGTCCGCAGCGGCGAGCAGGGCATCGCCTCCGGAGCCAACAACGCGCTGCGGGAGGTCGGGGGCGCGCTCGGGGTCGCCGTGCTCGCGTCCGTCTTCTCGGCCCAGGGCGGGTACGAGTCCCCCCAGGCGTTCTCGGACGGAACGGTTCCGGCCCTCTGGATCGGCGCCGCGGTGGTGGCCCTCGCCGCGCTCGTCGCCCTGCTGATCCCCGGCCGCCGCGCCGCCGGCAACCCGGAGCCGGAGCCGGTGCGTGAGCGGACGCCCGTCGCCGCCTGA
- a CDS encoding UDP-N-acetylmuramate dehydrogenase — protein sequence MQELHDAPLAPLTTFRLGGPAARLLTATTDAEVVAAVREADETSTPLLVIGGGSNLVIGDKGFEGTALRIATKGFALSGTTLELAAGEVWTDAVARTVEAGLAGIECLAGIPGSAGATPIQNVGAYGQEVSSTISEVVAYDRRTRETVTIPNAECAFSYRHSRFKAEPDRYVVLRVRFELEDADGMSAPLRYAETARAMGVEQGDRVPAAAARETVLRLRAGKGMVLDPEDHDTWSAGSFFTNPVLGPEQYEAFLVRAKDRLGDGVTPPAFPAADGRTKTSAAWLIDKAGFTKGYGTGPARISTKHTLALTNRGDATTEDLLALAREVVAGVHAAFGVTLVNEPVTVGVGL from the coding sequence GTGCAGGAACTCCACGACGCCCCCCTCGCCCCCCTGACCACCTTCCGGCTCGGCGGACCCGCGGCCCGCCTCCTCACGGCTACCACCGATGCCGAGGTGGTCGCCGCCGTGCGCGAGGCCGACGAGACGTCCACCCCGCTCCTGGTGATCGGCGGCGGATCCAACCTGGTCATCGGCGACAAGGGCTTCGAAGGCACCGCGCTGCGCATCGCCACCAAGGGCTTCGCCCTGTCCGGTACGACGCTGGAGCTGGCCGCCGGCGAGGTCTGGACCGACGCCGTCGCCCGGACGGTCGAGGCGGGTCTCGCGGGCATCGAGTGCCTCGCCGGAATTCCGGGCTCCGCCGGTGCGACACCGATCCAGAACGTCGGCGCGTACGGCCAGGAGGTGTCCTCCACCATCTCGGAGGTCGTCGCCTACGACCGCCGCACCCGCGAGACGGTCACCATCCCGAACGCCGAGTGCGCCTTCTCGTACCGCCACAGCCGCTTCAAGGCCGAACCCGACCGCTACGTGGTGCTTCGCGTCCGCTTCGAGCTGGAGGACGCGGACGGGATGTCCGCGCCCCTGCGCTACGCGGAGACGGCGCGGGCCATGGGCGTGGAGCAGGGCGACCGCGTTCCCGCCGCGGCTGCCCGCGAAACGGTCCTGCGACTCCGTGCCGGCAAGGGCATGGTGCTGGACCCCGAGGACCACGACACCTGGTCGGCCGGATCCTTCTTCACCAACCCCGTCCTCGGCCCGGAGCAGTACGAGGCGTTCCTCGTCCGCGCCAAGGACCGCCTGGGCGACGGCGTGACGCCTCCCGCCTTCCCCGCCGCCGATGGCCGCACGAAGACCTCCGCGGCCTGGCTGATCGACAAGGCCGGCTTCACCAAGGGGTACGGCACGGGCCCGGCCCGTATCTCCACCAAGCACACCCTCGCCCTCACCAACCGGGGCGACGCGACCACCGAGGACCTCCTGGCCCTCGCCCGCGAGGTCGTGGCCGGTGTCCACGCGGCCTTCGGTGTCACGCTCGTCAACGAGCCCGTGACGGTCGGCGTCGGCCTGTAG
- the rplA gene encoding 50S ribosomal protein L1, with protein MKRSKNLRAADAKIDRERTYAPLEAVRLAKDTAATKFDGTVEVAFCLGVDPRKADQMVRGTVNLPHGTGKTARVLVFATGDRAAAAEAAGADIVGADELIDEVAKGRLDFDAVVATPDLMGKVGRLGRVLGPRGLMPNPKTGTVTPDVVKAVNDIKGGKIEFRVDKHSNLHFIIGKVSFDDTKLVENYAAALEEILRLKPSAAKGRFIKKAVMSTTMGPGIPLDSNRVRNLLVEEDPASV; from the coding sequence GTGAAGCGCAGCAAGAACCTCCGCGCTGCGGACGCCAAGATCGACCGGGAGCGCACCTACGCCCCGCTCGAGGCCGTCCGTCTCGCCAAGGACACCGCCGCCACCAAGTTCGACGGCACCGTCGAGGTCGCGTTCTGCCTGGGTGTTGACCCTCGCAAGGCCGACCAGATGGTCCGTGGCACCGTGAACCTCCCGCACGGCACCGGCAAGACCGCCCGGGTCCTGGTCTTCGCGACCGGTGACCGTGCTGCGGCAGCGGAAGCCGCGGGCGCCGACATCGTCGGCGCCGACGAGCTCATCGACGAGGTGGCGAAGGGCCGTCTGGACTTCGACGCCGTCGTCGCCACCCCGGACCTCATGGGCAAGGTCGGCCGCCTGGGCCGCGTGCTCGGTCCGCGTGGTCTGATGCCGAACCCGAAGACCGGCACCGTCACCCCCGATGTCGTCAAGGCTGTCAACGACATCAAGGGCGGCAAGATCGAGTTCCGCGTCGACAAGCACTCGAACCTGCACTTCATCATCGGCAAGGTTTCTTTCGATGACACGAAGCTGGTCGAGAACTACGCCGCGGCGCTCGAGGAGATCCTCCGTCTGAAGCCGTCCGCCGCCAAGGGCCGCTTCATCAAGAAGGCGGTCATGAGCACGACGATGGGCCCCGGCATCCCGCTGGACTCCAACCGCGTGCGCAACCTCCTCGTCGAGGAGGACCCGGCCTCCGTCTGA
- a CDS encoding NAD(P)-dependent oxidoreductase, whose product MRLTVFGATGAIGRQLVRQASEAGHEVTAVVRDPARLPEGLAAADLHAVVRLDDAAAVRGAVAGRDAVLSGLGSRGRKADGVAERLTGQVLGAMEAEGVRRLLVVSAAPVGPEAADEPLLDRAMRRAIGAVLKDVYADLTLMEAALARSTTDWTSVRPPKLTDGPRTGVYRTVVGGTPRSGRSISRADVAHAMLALIDEPAALKQGVGIAY is encoded by the coding sequence ATGAGACTCACAGTGTTCGGGGCCACGGGAGCCATCGGCCGGCAGCTCGTGCGGCAGGCGTCGGAGGCGGGGCACGAGGTGACGGCCGTGGTCCGTGACCCCGCCCGGCTCCCGGAGGGCCTGGCCGCGGCGGACCTCCACGCGGTGGTGCGGCTCGACGACGCGGCGGCGGTCCGCGGGGCGGTGGCGGGACGGGACGCGGTGCTCTCGGGCCTCGGCTCGCGCGGCAGGAAGGCCGACGGGGTAGCGGAGCGGCTGACCGGGCAGGTGCTGGGGGCCATGGAGGCCGAGGGCGTACGGCGGCTGCTGGTGGTCAGCGCGGCGCCGGTGGGCCCGGAGGCGGCGGACGAACCGCTGCTGGACCGGGCGATGCGCAGGGCGATCGGGGCGGTCCTCAAGGACGTGTACGCCGATCTGACGCTGATGGAGGCCGCGTTGGCGCGCAGCACGACGGACTGGACGTCCGTACGGCCGCCGAAGCTGACCGACGGGCCCCGCACGGGGGTGTACCGGACGGTCGTGGGTGGCACGCCCCGCAGCGGCCGGTCCATCTCGCGGGCCGACGTGGCACACGCGATGCTGGCGCTGATCGACGAGCCGGCGGCCCTGAAGCAGGGCGTGGGCATCGCCTACTGA
- the rplL gene encoding 50S ribosomal protein L7/L12, with translation MAKLSQEDLLAQFEELTLIELSEFVKAFEEKFDVTAAAAVAVAGPAGPGAVAEAAEEQDEFDVILTAAGDKKIQVIKVVRELTSLGLKEAKDLVDGAPKPVLEKVAKEAAEKAAESLKGAGASVEVK, from the coding sequence ATGGCGAAGCTCAGCCAGGAAGACCTGCTCGCTCAGTTCGAGGAGCTCACCCTCATCGAGCTCTCCGAGTTCGTTAAGGCGTTCGAGGAGAAGTTCGACGTCACCGCCGCCGCGGCCGTCGCCGTTGCCGGCCCCGCCGGCCCGGGCGCCGTTGCCGAGGCCGCTGAGGAGCAGGACGAGTTCGACGTCATCCTCACCGCCGCCGGTGACAAGAAGATCCAGGTCATCAAGGTCGTGCGCGAGCTGACCTCCCTGGGCCTCAAGGAGGCCAAGGACCTCGTGGACGGCGCCCCGAAGCCCGTCCTCGAGAAGGTCGCCAAGGAGGCCGCCGAGAAGGCTGCCGAGTCCCTCAAGGGCGCCGGCGCCTCCGTCGAGGTCAAGTGA
- the rplK gene encoding 50S ribosomal protein L11 has product MPPKKKKVTGLIKLQINAGAANPAPPVGPALGQHGVNIMEFCKAYNAATESQRGMVVPVEITVYEDRSFTFITKTPPAAKLILKAAGVDKGSGEPHKTKVAKLTAAQVREIATTKLPDLNANDLDAASKIIAGTARSMGITVEG; this is encoded by the coding sequence ATGCCTCCCAAGAAGAAGAAGGTCACGGGGCTTATCAAGCTCCAGATCAACGCCGGTGCGGCCAACCCGGCTCCGCCGGTCGGCCCCGCACTGGGCCAGCACGGCGTCAACATCATGGAGTTCTGCAAGGCCTACAACGCCGCGACCGAGTCGCAGCGTGGCATGGTCGTGCCGGTGGAGATCACGGTCTACGAAGACCGCTCCTTCACCTTCATCACGAAGACTCCGCCGGCCGCCAAGCTGATCCTCAAGGCCGCGGGTGTGGACAAGGGCTCCGGCGAGCCGCACAAGACCAAGGTTGCCAAGCTGACGGCTGCCCAGGTTCGCGAGATCGCCACGACGAAGCTCCCCGACCTGAACGCCAACGACCTCGACGCCGCGTCGAAGATCATCGCTGGCACCGCCCGTTCCATGGGCATCACGGTCGAAGGCTGA
- the nusG gene encoding transcription termination/antitermination protein NusG — MSDPNLNDAAEPTVDAVESAEDELDIVEAADSVEPDQAEAADEAAGEPSEEAAVHVESDAEESADEESDEEVAEAADDESADEEEAEPAAPVDPVAALREELRTLPGEWYVIHTYAGYEKRVKANLEQRAVSLNVEEFVYQAEVPEEEIVQIKNGERKNVRQNKLPGYVLVRMDLTNESWGVVRNTPGVTGFVGNAYDPYPLTLDEIVKMLAPEAEEKAAREAAEAEGKPAPSRKVEVQVLDFEVGDSVTVTDGPFATLQATINEINADSKKVKGLVEIFGRETPVELSFDQIQKN; from the coding sequence GTGTCTGACCCGAACCTGAACGACGCCGCCGAGCCTACGGTGGACGCCGTCGAGTCCGCCGAGGACGAGCTCGACATCGTTGAGGCGGCGGACTCCGTGGAGCCCGACCAGGCCGAAGCTGCCGACGAAGCCGCGGGTGAGCCCTCCGAGGAGGCCGCCGTGCACGTCGAGTCCGACGCTGAAGAGTCCGCGGACGAGGAGTCCGACGAAGAGGTGGCCGAGGCCGCCGACGACGAGAGCGCCGACGAGGAAGAGGCCGAGCCGGCCGCCCCCGTCGACCCCGTCGCCGCCCTGCGCGAGGAGCTCCGCACTCTCCCCGGCGAGTGGTACGTCATCCACACGTACGCCGGTTACGAGAAGCGCGTGAAGGCCAACCTCGAACAGCGTGCGGTTTCGCTCAACGTCGAGGAGTTCGTCTACCAGGCGGAAGTCCCCGAGGAAGAGATCGTTCAGATCAAGAACGGTGAGCGGAAGAACGTCCGTCAGAACAAGCTCCCGGGTTACGTCCTGGTGCGCATGGACCTGACGAACGAGTCCTGGGGTGTTGTCCGCAACACGCCCGGCGTCACCGGCTTCGTGGGCAACGCCTACGACCCGTACCCGCTGACCCTCGACGAGATCGTCAAGATGCTCGCCCCCGAGGCCGAGGAGAAGGCAGCCCGCGAGGCCGCCGAGGCCGAGGGCAAGCCGGCTCCGTCCCGCAAGGTCGAGGTCCAGGTTCTGGACTTCGAGGTGGGCGACTCGGTCACCGTCACCGACGGCCCGTTCGCGACACTGCAGGCGACGATCAACGAGATCAACGCCGACTCGAAGAAGGTTAAGGGCCTCGTCGAGATCTTCGGTCGCGAGACCCCGGTCGAGCTCAGCTTCGACCAGATCCAGAAGAACTAG
- the rplJ gene encoding 50S ribosomal protein L10, whose product MARPDKAAAVAELTDQFRSSNAAVLTEYRGLTVAQLKTLRRSLGENAQYAVVKNTLTKIAANEAGIDTLDDLFAGPTAVAFITGDPVESAKGLRDFAKDNPNLIIKGGVLDGKALTADEIKKLADLESREVLLAKLAGAMKGKQTQAAQLFQALPSKFVRTAEALRAKKAEQGGAGTPAPAEAAE is encoded by the coding sequence ATGGCAAGGCCCGACAAGGCTGCCGCGGTAGCCGAGCTGACGGACCAGTTCCGCAGCTCGAACGCCGCTGTGCTGACCGAGTACCGGGGTCTCACCGTGGCGCAGCTCAAGACGCTGCGTCGTTCGCTCGGTGAGAACGCCCAGTACGCCGTGGTGAAGAACACGCTGACCAAGATTGCGGCCAACGAGGCCGGGATCGACACGCTGGACGACCTGTTCGCAGGTCCGACGGCGGTTGCCTTCATCACCGGTGACCCGGTGGAGTCGGCGAAGGGTCTTCGTGACTTCGCCAAGGACAACCCGAACCTCATCATCAAGGGCGGTGTCCTTGATGGTAAGGCGCTGACCGCTGATGAGATCAAGAAGCTCGCGGACCTCGAGTCCCGCGAGGTTCTGCTCGCCAAGCTGGCCGGCGCCATGAAGGGCAAGCAGACTCAGGCTGCGCAGCTCTTCCAGGCTCTGCCGTCGAAGTTCGTCCGCACCGCGGAAGCGCTTCGCGCCAAGAAGGCCGAGCAGGGCGGTGCCGGTACGCCGGCTCCCGCCGAGGCTGCCGAGTAA
- a CDS encoding TetR/AcrR family transcriptional regulator yields the protein MEQKPARVRIVEAAHELMLGIGLARATTKEIAKAAGCSEAALYKYFGSKEELFVTVLGERLPRLGTLLSELTEDPGARTVEANLTEIARRAALFYEQTFPMAASLYAEPRLKRRHEAAMRELGTGPHKPIQGVDAYLRAEQRAGRIHPEADTYAAASLLLGACSQRAFAYDMLPGGTPPQPLDEFAASVARTLLRGISS from the coding sequence ATGGAGCAGAAGCCGGCCCGGGTCCGCATCGTCGAGGCCGCCCACGAACTCATGCTCGGCATCGGCCTCGCACGGGCGACGACGAAGGAGATCGCCAAGGCGGCAGGCTGCTCCGAGGCGGCGCTCTACAAGTACTTCGGCAGCAAGGAAGAGCTCTTCGTGACCGTGCTCGGCGAGCGGCTGCCCCGGCTCGGCACGCTCCTGAGCGAGCTCACGGAAGACCCCGGCGCACGCACCGTCGAGGCGAACCTGACCGAGATCGCCCGCAGAGCCGCACTCTTCTACGAGCAGACGTTCCCGATGGCCGCGTCCCTGTACGCAGAGCCCCGGCTCAAGCGCCGGCACGAGGCCGCCATGCGCGAGCTGGGCACCGGCCCGCACAAACCGATCCAGGGCGTCGACGCCTATCTCCGCGCCGAGCAGAGGGCAGGCCGCATCCACCCCGAGGCCGACACCTACGCCGCCGCGTCCCTGCTCCTGGGCGCCTGCTCCCAGCGCGCCTTCGCCTACGACATGCTGCCCGGAGGCACGCCCCCGCAGCCGCTGGACGAGTTCGCCGCCTCGGTCGCCCGCACCCTGCTGCGCGGAATCAGCAGCTGA
- a CDS encoding pyridoxal phosphate-dependent aminotransferase — translation MSAATSPSERRVSARVGAISESATLAVDAKAKALKAAGRPVIGFGAGEPDFPTPDYIVEAAVEACRNPKYHRYTPAGGLPELKAAIAEKTLRDSGYEVDASQVLVTNGGKQAIYEAFAAILDPGDEVIVPAPYWTTYPESIRLAGGVPVEVVADETTGYRVSVEQLEAARTERTKVVLFVSPSNPTGAVYSEADAEAIGRWAVEHGLWVLTDEIYEHLVYGDATFTSLPAILPELRDKCIVVNGVAKTYAMTGWRVGWIIGPKDVVKAATNLQSHATSNVSNVAQIAALAAVSGNLDAVAEMRTAFDRRRQTIVRMLNEIDGVLCPVPEGAFYAYPSVKELLGKEIRGKRPATSVELAALILDEAEVAVVPGEAFGTPGYLRLSYALGDTDLVEGVSRLQKLLGEAKD, via the coding sequence ATGAGCGCTGCAACTTCTCCCTCCGAGCGTCGGGTCTCCGCCCGCGTCGGTGCGATTTCCGAGTCCGCGACCCTCGCCGTCGACGCCAAGGCCAAGGCCCTGAAGGCCGCCGGCCGTCCGGTGATCGGCTTCGGCGCCGGTGAGCCCGACTTCCCGACGCCCGACTACATCGTCGAAGCCGCGGTCGAGGCGTGCCGCAACCCGAAGTACCACCGCTACACCCCGGCCGGCGGGCTCCCGGAGCTCAAGGCCGCCATCGCAGAGAAGACGCTGCGCGACTCCGGCTACGAGGTCGACGCCTCCCAGGTCCTGGTGACCAACGGCGGCAAGCAGGCCATCTACGAGGCGTTCGCCGCGATCCTCGACCCGGGCGACGAGGTCATCGTCCCGGCGCCCTACTGGACCACCTACCCGGAGTCCATCCGTCTCGCCGGCGGTGTCCCGGTCGAGGTCGTGGCCGACGAGACCACCGGTTACCGGGTCTCCGTCGAGCAGCTGGAAGCGGCGCGCACCGAGCGTACGAAGGTCGTTCTCTTCGTCTCGCCGTCCAACCCGACCGGCGCCGTCTACAGCGAGGCCGACGCCGAGGCGATCGGCCGCTGGGCCGTCGAGCACGGCCTGTGGGTGCTGACCGACGAGATCTACGAGCACCTCGTCTACGGCGACGCCACCTTCACCTCGCTCCCGGCGATCCTCCCCGAGCTGCGCGACAAGTGCATCGTGGTCAACGGTGTCGCCAAGACGTACGCGATGACCGGCTGGCGCGTCGGGTGGATCATCGGCCCCAAGGACGTGGTGAAGGCCGCGACCAACCTGCAGTCGCACGCCACCTCGAACGTCTCCAACGTGGCCCAGATCGCCGCGCTGGCCGCCGTCTCGGGCAACCTGGACGCGGTCGCCGAGATGCGTACGGCCTTCGACCGCCGCCGCCAGACCATCGTGCGGATGCTCAACGAGATCGACGGCGTGCTGTGCCCGGTGCCGGAGGGCGCGTTCTACGCGTACCCCTCGGTGAAGGAGCTGCTCGGCAAGGAGATCCGCGGCAAGCGTCCGGCCACCTCGGTCGAGCTCGCGGCGCTCATCCTGGACGAGGCCGAGGTCGCCGTCGTACCGGGTGAGGCGTTCGGTACGCCGGGCTACCTGCGGCTCTCGTACGCGCTCGGTGACACCGACCTCGTCGAGGGTGTCTCGCGGCTCCAGAAGCTGCTGGGCGAGGCCAAGGACTGA